One window from the genome of [Clostridium] celerecrescens 18A encodes:
- a CDS encoding FMN-binding protein: MNQRKRFVMIFLVLMTMFSVSGCKKEESRLEDGFYSVEMSDYINGWKEFVTIRVSGSKIVTVEYNAKNSSGFIKSWDIPYMRNMLDKKGTYPNRYTRTYAASFLASQSDKGIDAVSGASVSGGNFQKMASLLMEKARKGDDSLGIVEIDQ; the protein is encoded by the coding sequence TCCTGGTCCTTATGACTATGTTTTCCGTAAGCGGCTGTAAAAAAGAGGAAAGCAGGCTGGAGGATGGCTTTTACTCGGTAGAAATGTCGGATTACATCAATGGCTGGAAGGAATTTGTCACTATCCGTGTCAGCGGCAGCAAAATCGTTACGGTTGAGTACAATGCTAAGAATTCAAGTGGATTCATAAAATCATGGGACATTCCCTATATGCGTAATATGCTCGATAAAAAAGGGACATATCCCAACCGCTATACACGCACATATGCAGCTAGTTTCCTGGCATCCCAAAGCGATAAGGGAATCGACGCTGTAAGCGGTGCCTCTGTTTCTGGAGGCAATTTTCAGAAAATGGCCTCTCTTTTGATGGAAAAGGCAAGAAAGGGAGACGACTCTCTCGGTATCGTAGAAATTGACCAATAG
- a CDS encoding DUF3793 family protein produces the protein MKTGGGTDMLLERNLIEYCSPTLASIKTANLFSHPFSSEVDLESQLSHLNGQLGEKGISLLLLCWRGNKALIYVYRKTHLQADLNQPEVGKFLKVYGYEHMEVDAALKKLKERMNQEGEFPHEIGVFLGYPLGDVVGFIQNGGKNCKCTGCWKVYSDECEAVKLFARYKKCRIMYENLWQNGRTIWQLTVASTGK, from the coding sequence ATGAAAACAGGCGGAGGTACGGATATGCTGCTGGAAAGGAATCTAATCGAATATTGTTCCCCCACACTGGCCTCCATTAAGACGGCAAACTTATTCAGCCATCCCTTTTCGTCGGAAGTGGACTTGGAAAGCCAGCTCTCTCACCTGAACGGCCAGCTGGGAGAGAAGGGAATATCCTTGCTTTTGTTATGCTGGCGAGGGAATAAGGCACTGATCTATGTCTACCGGAAAACCCATTTGCAGGCTGATTTAAACCAGCCGGAAGTGGGTAAGTTTCTGAAGGTCTACGGCTATGAGCATATGGAAGTGGATGCAGCTCTAAAAAAGCTGAAAGAGAGGATGAATCAGGAAGGAGAATTTCCTCATGAGATTGGAGTTTTTCTCGGCTATCCATTGGGAGATGTGGTGGGATTTATCCAAAACGGAGGAAAGAACTGCAAATGCACCGGATGCTGGAAAGTGTATTCCGATGAGTGTGAGGCAGTAAAACTATTTGCAAGATACAAAAAGTGCAGGATCATGTATGAGAATCTGTGGCAGAATGGAAGGACCATCTGGCAGCTCACAGTAGCGTCTACCGGAAAATAA
- a CDS encoding acyltransferase → MGLKKREVKYDYLRTLAVFAIIMVHAVPAETLNFKQWLFSAALSPVLLSFVGIYFMLSGLFLLKSGTEDIPGFYWSRFQTIVLPFVYYSGIYYWYFAIYLGVEPLRWQEHLTAFGKGLFTGTIPMTPHLWFMYVIMALYLCAPFLARMMKAMSDRDLKLFLVLMVIVQGISTYLPALGLDVGEGFQYMIFKGWLIYFVLGYALKRLYGGSSCLPFAVLGIAGFSITMVQKCVTPTFTPGIHDLAPTMIAMAAAIFLLFERFGDIKSPVLAKAVGCISRYSYSIYLIHYFVLGQAARGLVEKTFLRHYYVPKILCETILTFLISLAAAWIIDGTIGRLLKKAVGAVFDSRKKGKRRD, encoded by the coding sequence ATGGGGCTTAAAAAGCGGGAAGTAAAATACGATTACTTAAGGACTCTTGCGGTCTTCGCCATCATTATGGTTCATGCGGTTCCTGCGGAGACGCTGAATTTCAAGCAGTGGCTGTTTTCGGCAGCTCTTTCGCCGGTGCTTTTGTCATTTGTAGGGATTTATTTTATGCTTAGCGGCCTTTTCCTTTTAAAGTCCGGAACAGAAGATATTCCGGGATTTTACTGGAGCCGGTTTCAGACAATTGTTCTTCCCTTTGTATATTACAGCGGGATTTATTACTGGTATTTTGCTATCTATCTGGGAGTGGAGCCCCTTCGCTGGCAGGAACATCTGACAGCTTTTGGAAAGGGGCTTTTTACAGGAACCATTCCCATGACGCCCCATCTGTGGTTTATGTATGTAATCATGGCGCTGTATCTTTGCGCGCCTTTTTTAGCCCGTATGATGAAAGCCATGAGCGACAGGGATCTTAAGCTTTTTCTGGTACTTATGGTAATTGTCCAGGGAATCAGCACCTACCTTCCGGCTTTGGGCCTGGATGTGGGAGAGGGCTTTCAATATATGATATTTAAAGGCTGGCTCATCTATTTTGTCCTGGGATATGCATTAAAGCGCCTGTACGGTGGCAGCAGCTGTCTTCCCTTTGCGGTACTGGGTATTGCCGGCTTTAGCATCACCATGGTTCAAAAGTGTGTTACGCCAACCTTTACACCGGGAATTCACGACTTAGCCCCCACGATGATTGCAATGGCTGCTGCTATATTTCTGCTTTTCGAACGTTTCGGGGATATCAAGTCACCTGTCCTTGCAAAAGCTGTGGGATGCATAAGCAGGTACAGCTATTCTATTTATTTAATTCATTATTTTGTCCTGGGACAGGCGGCCAGAGGGCTGGTGGAAAAGACGTTCCTAAGACATTATTACGTACCCAAAATCCTTTGTGAGACGATCCTTACGTTTCTGATCTCCCTGGCAGCCGCCTGGATCATTGACGGGACCATAGGAAGGCTGCTGAAGAAAGCAGTGGGTGCGGTTTTTGATAGTAGGAAAAAGGGTAAGAGGAGAGATTAA
- a CDS encoding DUF6472 family protein, which translates to MDQKTGCEYCVHYDYNEEYEYYECEINLDEDEMIRFLSNSSQRCPHFKFGDEYSVVRKQM; encoded by the coding sequence ATGGACCAGAAAACGGGTTGTGAATATTGTGTACATTATGATTATAATGAAGAATACGAATACTATGAGTGTGAGATCAATCTGGATGAGGATGAGATGATACGGTTCCTAAGCAATTCTTCTCAACGCTGTCCTCATTTTAAATTCGGGGATGAATATTCGGTAGTGAGGAAACAGATGTAA
- a CDS encoding nicotinate phosphoribosyltransferase, with the protein MSQRNLTLLTDLYELTMMQGYFKEKDANETVIFDVFYRSNPGGNGYAICAGLEQVIEYVNELHFGQEDVDYLRSTGLFEEDFLEYLHHFKFSGDIYAIPEGTVIFPREPLVKVIAPIMEAQLIETALLNIINHQSLIATKAARVVFAAAGDGVMEFGLRRAQGPDAGIYGARAAMIAGCIGTSNVLAGKMFHVPVRGTHAHSWIMSFPDELTAFRNYAKLYPTACILLVDTYDTLKSGVPNAIKVFKEMREAGIPLTTYGIRLDSGDLAYLSKKAKKMLDEAGFTDAVISASNDLDETLINSLKIQGATINSWGVGTNLITSKDSPSFGGVYKLAAIMDKKTGQFIPKIKLSENAEKITNPGNKAIKRIYSRETGKIIADLICLEGEIFKENHSLLLFDPIETWKKTHLAPNSYTIRNLLVQIFKDGKCIYDTPAVMDIQAYCKKELDTLWDESRRLVNPHEVHVDLSNELWHMKNQLLESYHFRD; encoded by the coding sequence ATGAGCCAGCGCAATTTAACTTTATTAACAGACCTTTATGAATTGACCATGATGCAGGGATATTTTAAAGAGAAAGATGCCAACGAGACCGTCATATTCGATGTATTCTACCGCAGTAATCCAGGAGGCAACGGGTACGCGATCTGCGCAGGCTTGGAACAGGTCATTGAATACGTAAATGAGCTTCATTTCGGCCAGGAGGATGTGGATTATTTAAGATCTACCGGACTGTTTGAAGAAGATTTTCTGGAATATCTCCATCATTTTAAATTTTCAGGCGACATCTACGCCATTCCAGAGGGCACTGTCATATTCCCTCGTGAACCCTTAGTTAAAGTCATTGCCCCCATTATGGAGGCCCAGCTGATTGAAACCGCTTTGCTTAACATCATTAACCACCAGAGCTTAATTGCCACAAAAGCAGCCCGCGTCGTATTCGCTGCCGCCGGAGACGGGGTTATGGAATTCGGACTGCGCCGCGCCCAGGGACCTGATGCCGGAATTTACGGTGCCAGGGCTGCCATGATCGCAGGCTGCATCGGTACCTCTAATGTACTGGCAGGAAAAATGTTTCACGTTCCGGTAAGAGGGACCCATGCCCACAGCTGGATCATGAGCTTTCCCGATGAACTGACCGCATTCCGCAACTATGCGAAGCTTTACCCCACTGCATGTATCCTTCTGGTGGACACCTATGATACATTAAAATCCGGTGTTCCCAATGCCATCAAGGTATTTAAGGAAATGCGGGAAGCCGGAATTCCTCTTACCACCTATGGAATCCGTTTAGACAGCGGAGACCTGGCATATCTTTCCAAAAAGGCGAAGAAGATGCTTGATGAGGCCGGATTCACAGACGCAGTAATCTCCGCCTCCAATGATCTTGACGAGACTCTGATCAACAGCTTAAAGATCCAGGGAGCTACCATAAATTCCTGGGGCGTTGGTACCAATTTGATCACCTCCAAGGACAGTCCTTCCTTTGGCGGCGTGTACAAGCTGGCGGCGATTATGGATAAAAAGACCGGCCAGTTTATCCCCAAGATTAAGCTTTCCGAAAATGCGGAAAAGATCACCAATCCCGGAAATAAGGCCATCAAGCGTATTTACAGCCGGGAGACCGGTAAGATCATTGCAGACTTAATCTGTCTGGAAGGGGAAATCTTTAAAGAAAACCATTCCCTGCTCCTCTTTGACCCCATTGAAACATGGAAGAAAACACACCTGGCTCCCAACAGCTATACAATCAGGAATCTTCTGGTCCAGATATTTAAAGACGGGAAATGCATTTATGATACTCCTGCCGTTATGGACATCCAGGCCTACTGCAAAAAGGAACTGGATACCCTTTGGGATGAATCCCGCCGTCTGGTAAACCCTCACGAGGTTCATGTAGACTTGTCCAATGAGCTTTGGCATATGAAGAATCAGCTGTTAGAAAGCTATCATTTCAGGGACTGA
- the ileS gene encoding isoleucine--tRNA ligase, which translates to MYKKVPTDLNFVAREKEVEKFWEDHDIFRKSMENRKGGETYPFYDGPPTANGKPHIGHVLTRVIKDMIPRYRTMKGYDVPRKAGWDTHGLPVELEVEKMLGLDGKEQIEEYGLEPFIKYCKESVWKYKGMWEDFSKTVGFWADMDDPYVTYENNFIESEWWALKQIWEKGLLYKGFKIVPYCPRCGTPLSSHEVAQGYKDVKERSAIVRFKVKGEEAYILAWTTTPWTLPSNVGLCVNPEETYVKVQSGDYTYYMAEALCEKVLGEEYTVLEKYTGKDLEYKEYEPLFDFVTPNKKAFFVTCDTYVTLTDGTGVVHIAPAFGEDDSKVGRKYDLPFVQLVNAAGEMTEETKWAGTFCKKADPMILKDLEERGLLFSAPVFEHSYPHCWRCDTPLIYYARESWFIKMTDVKEDLIRNNNTINWIPESIGKGRFGDWLENVQDWGISRNRYWGTPLNVWECECGHQHSIGSIEELKSMSPNCPEDIELHRPYIDAVTITCPTCKKQMKRVPEVIDCWFDSGSMPFAQHHYPFENQDLFEKQFPADFISEAVDQTRGWFYSLLAISTLIFNKAPYKNVIVLGHVQDENGQKMSKSKGNAVDPFDALDTYGADAIRWYFYVNSAPWLPNRFHGKAVMEGQRKFMGTLWNTYAFFVLYANIDEFDPTKYSLEYEKLPVMDKWLLSKLNTLVGDVDTFLTGYQIPEAARALQDFVDDMSNWYVRRSRERFWAKGMEQDKINAYMTLYTALVTVSKAAAPLIPFMTEEIYQNMVCSVDKSAPESIHLCDYPVANKTYIDKQLETDMDEVLKIVVMGRAARNTANLKNRQPIGQMFVKAPHALPVFYQEIIEEELNVKKVAFTDDVRDFTSYSFKPQLKTVGPKYGKQLGAIKKALGEVNGNEAMDTLNETGALTFTFDGTEVVLTKEDLLIDTAQTEGYVSEGDNTITVVLDTNLTPELLAEGFVRELISKIQTMRKEAGFEVMDHILVYSKGNEKIAGILKDHEEEVKSEVLAKDIILETPAGYVKEWNINGENVTLGVEKVQ; encoded by the coding sequence ATGTACAAGAAAGTCCCTACAGACTTGAATTTTGTAGCGCGAGAAAAAGAGGTAGAAAAATTCTGGGAAGACCATGATATTTTCAGAAAAAGCATGGAAAACCGTAAAGGAGGGGAGACATATCCGTTCTACGACGGTCCCCCTACTGCCAATGGGAAACCCCACATCGGGCACGTGTTGACCAGAGTTATCAAGGATATGATTCCAAGATACCGGACCATGAAAGGATATGACGTTCCCCGTAAGGCCGGTTGGGATACCCACGGACTGCCGGTTGAGCTGGAAGTGGAAAAGATGCTTGGCCTTGACGGCAAGGAACAGATCGAGGAGTATGGCCTGGAGCCATTTATCAAGTATTGCAAGGAAAGCGTTTGGAAATACAAGGGCATGTGGGAGGATTTTTCAAAGACCGTAGGCTTCTGGGCCGATATGGATGACCCTTATGTAACGTATGAGAATAATTTTATTGAATCTGAGTGGTGGGCACTAAAACAGATATGGGAAAAAGGTCTTTTGTATAAAGGCTTTAAGATCGTTCCCTACTGCCCGCGGTGCGGAACTCCCTTATCCAGCCATGAGGTAGCTCAGGGTTATAAGGATGTAAAGGAACGCTCTGCCATCGTCCGGTTTAAGGTAAAGGGAGAAGAAGCCTATATTCTGGCATGGACCACAACTCCGTGGACCCTTCCTTCCAACGTAGGCTTATGTGTAAATCCAGAAGAGACCTATGTTAAGGTGCAGTCAGGAGACTATACCTATTATATGGCAGAGGCTCTGTGTGAAAAGGTTCTGGGAGAGGAATACACGGTTTTAGAGAAATACACCGGAAAGGACTTGGAATATAAAGAATACGAGCCTTTATTTGACTTCGTAACACCAAATAAAAAAGCATTTTTTGTAACCTGTGACACTTACGTTACCCTCACTGATGGTACCGGTGTCGTTCATATCGCTCCTGCCTTTGGTGAGGATGACTCCAAGGTGGGCAGAAAATATGACCTTCCTTTTGTACAGCTGGTCAATGCGGCAGGTGAGATGACAGAGGAAACCAAATGGGCAGGCACCTTCTGTAAGAAGGCGGATCCAATGATATTAAAGGACTTGGAAGAAAGAGGACTTTTATTCTCTGCGCCTGTATTCGAACACAGCTATCCTCACTGCTGGAGATGTGACACCCCGTTAATCTACTATGCAAGAGAATCCTGGTTCATTAAGATGACGGATGTAAAGGAAGACTTGATCCGCAATAACAATACGATCAACTGGATTCCGGAGAGCATCGGAAAAGGACGTTTCGGCGACTGGCTGGAAAATGTCCAGGACTGGGGAATCAGCAGAAACCGTTACTGGGGAACTCCTCTTAACGTTTGGGAATGTGAGTGCGGGCATCAGCATTCCATCGGAAGCATTGAAGAATTAAAATCCATGTCCCCAAATTGCCCGGAAGACATTGAGCTTCACCGTCCTTATATTGACGCAGTGACCATTACCTGTCCAACGTGCAAAAAGCAGATGAAGAGGGTGCCGGAAGTAATCGACTGCTGGTTTGACTCCGGTTCCATGCCCTTTGCACAGCATCATTATCCTTTTGAAAATCAAGATCTGTTTGAGAAACAGTTCCCGGCTGACTTTATTTCTGAGGCCGTGGATCAGACAAGAGGCTGGTTCTACTCCCTTCTTGCCATCTCCACTCTGATTTTCAACAAGGCGCCATATAAAAATGTAATCGTTTTGGGGCATGTCCAGGATGAGAACGGGCAGAAGATGAGCAAATCCAAGGGAAATGCGGTAGACCCATTTGATGCCCTTGATACCTACGGAGCAGACGCCATCCGCTGGTATTTCTATGTGAACAGCGCACCATGGCTTCCGAACCGTTTTCACGGAAAAGCGGTTATGGAAGGACAGCGCAAATTTATGGGTACCTTGTGGAATACCTATGCATTCTTTGTGCTTTATGCGAATATTGATGAATTTGACCCCACAAAATACAGTCTGGAATACGAAAAGCTTCCCGTTATGGATAAATGGCTTCTTTCCAAGCTGAACACGCTGGTGGGAGATGTGGATACATTCCTTACCGGCTATCAGATTCCGGAAGCAGCAAGAGCACTTCAGGATTTTGTTGACGATATGAGCAACTGGTATGTACGACGAAGCAGGGAGCGCTTCTGGGCCAAGGGAATGGAGCAGGATAAGATCAACGCTTATATGACTCTTTACACAGCCCTTGTCACCGTAAGTAAGGCGGCGGCTCCGCTCATCCCGTTCATGACCGAAGAGATCTATCAGAACATGGTTTGCAGCGTGGATAAGTCTGCACCGGAGAGTATCCATTTGTGCGATTATCCTGTGGCTAATAAAACCTATATCGATAAGCAGCTGGAAACTGACATGGATGAAGTATTAAAAATCGTAGTCATGGGCCGGGCTGCAAGAAATACTGCCAATTTAAAGAACCGTCAGCCGATTGGCCAGATGTTCGTAAAAGCACCTCATGCCCTTCCTGTATTCTATCAGGAGATCATTGAGGAAGAGCTGAACGTAAAAAAAGTGGCGTTTACTGATGATGTAAGGGATTTCACATCCTACAGCTTTAAACCACAATTAAAGACCGTTGGACCGAAATACGGCAAGCAGCTTGGAGCTATTAAAAAGGCTCTGGGAGAGGTCAATGGCAATGAGGCTATGGATACCCTGAATGAAACAGGCGCTCTCACCTTTACTTTTGACGGAACAGAAGTTGTGCTCACCAAGGAAGACCTTCTTATTGACACCGCTCAGACAGAAGGGTATGTATCCGAAGGTGATAACACCATCACCGTTGTACTGGATACCAATTTAACACCTGAGCTTTTGGCGGAAGGATTTGTGCGTGAGCTGATCAGCAAGATCCAGACCATGCGTAAGGAAGCCGGGTTTGAGGTGATGGATCACATTCTGGTATACAGCAAGGGCAATGAAAAAATTGCCGGTATATTAAAAGACCATGAGGAAGAAGTAAAGAGCGAAGTGCTTGCTAAAGACATCATCCTTGAAACGCCGGCCGGTTATGTGAAAGAATGGAACATTAACGGTGAAAATGTAACCCTGGGTGTAGAGAAGGTTCAGTAA
- a CDS encoding glycogen/starch/alpha-glucan phosphorylase, which yields MSMGFDKEIFKKSVLFNMKNVFRKTVDEATPEQMYQAVAYAVKDVIIDEWIATHKAYEDQDVKTLYYLSMEFLMGRALGNNIISIMAQPEVKEVLEELGFDLNTIEDQEPDPALGNGGLGRLAACFLDSLATLGYPAYGCGIRYRYGMFKQKIEGGFQVEVPDDWLKNGYPFELRRAEYATEVKFGGYVNTIRENGRERFIQEGYQSVLAVPYDMPIVGYGNNVVNTLRIWDAQAINTFSLDSFDRGDYQKAVEQENLAKTIVEVLYPNDNHYAGKELRLKQQYFFISASVQRAVMKYMEKHEDIHKFFEKTVFQLNDTHPTVAVPELMRILLDDYSLSWDEAWEITTKTCAYTNHTIMSEALEKWPIELFSRLLPRIYQIVEEINRRFQQKIMEMYPGNQEKLRKMSIIYDGQVRMANLAIVGGFSVNGVARLHTEILKNQELKDFYQMMPEKFNNKTNGITQRRFLLHGNPLLAEWVTRKIGSDWITNLPHIQRLAIYADDPRCRQEFMDIKYQNKVCLAKYIKKHNGIDVDPRSMFDVQVKRLHEYKRQLMNILHVMYLYNQIKDNPNLDMVPRTFLFGAKAAAGYERAKLTIKLINAVADVINNDRSIGGKIKVVFIEDYKVSNAEIIFAAADVSEQISTASKEASGTGNMKFMLNGALTLGTMDGANVEIVEEVGAENAFIFGMSSDEVIRYENEGGYNPMEIFNNNYEIRRVLMQLINGYYSPQNPELFRDIYNSLLNTQSSDRADTYFILKDLPSYAEAQRRIDQAYRDEAWWAKAAILNVASSGKFTSDRTIEEYVKDIWHLEKVKVELEEV from the coding sequence ATGAGTATGGGATTTGATAAGGAGATCTTTAAGAAAAGTGTTCTGTTTAACATGAAGAATGTATTCCGCAAGACGGTTGATGAGGCCACTCCGGAGCAGATGTACCAGGCAGTTGCCTATGCAGTAAAAGATGTTATTATAGATGAATGGATCGCAACCCATAAGGCGTATGAAGATCAGGATGTTAAAACCCTGTATTACCTGTCAATGGAATTCCTTATGGGCCGCGCTCTGGGCAATAACATCATAAGCATTATGGCTCAGCCGGAAGTAAAGGAAGTTCTTGAAGAGCTGGGCTTTGATTTAAATACCATTGAGGATCAGGAGCCGGATCCGGCACTTGGAAACGGGGGGCTGGGCCGTCTTGCGGCCTGCTTCCTGGATTCCCTGGCAACTCTAGGGTATCCGGCTTATGGCTGCGGCATCCGATACCGGTACGGCATGTTCAAACAGAAGATAGAAGGCGGATTTCAGGTAGAGGTTCCTGACGACTGGCTGAAGAACGGTTATCCATTTGAGCTGCGCCGCGCCGAATATGCCACAGAGGTAAAGTTCGGAGGCTATGTCAATACCATAAGGGAAAACGGAAGGGAACGCTTTATCCAGGAGGGATATCAGTCTGTCCTGGCAGTTCCCTATGATATGCCTATCGTAGGATATGGAAACAATGTGGTGAACACCTTAAGGATCTGGGATGCCCAGGCCATCAATACCTTCAGCCTGGATTCCTTTGACAGGGGAGACTATCAGAAGGCAGTGGAACAGGAAAACCTGGCGAAAACCATTGTAGAGGTCCTTTATCCCAACGACAACCATTATGCAGGAAAAGAACTCCGTCTGAAACAGCAGTACTTCTTTATTTCCGCCAGTGTACAGAGAGCGGTTATGAAGTACATGGAAAAGCATGAAGACATACATAAGTTCTTCGAAAAGACGGTTTTCCAGCTGAATGATACCCATCCCACCGTGGCAGTACCGGAGCTTATGAGAATCCTTCTTGATGATTACAGCTTAAGCTGGGATGAAGCATGGGAGATCACGACAAAGACCTGTGCCTATACCAACCATACCATTATGTCAGAAGCTCTGGAAAAATGGCCCATTGAGCTGTTTTCCAGGCTGCTTCCAAGAATCTATCAGATCGTAGAAGAAATAAACCGGAGATTCCAGCAGAAAATCATGGAGATGTATCCGGGCAACCAGGAAAAGCTTCGGAAAATGTCCATCATTTATGACGGTCAGGTCCGCATGGCCAATCTGGCCATCGTAGGAGGCTTCTCGGTAAACGGTGTTGCCAGACTCCATACAGAAATTTTAAAGAACCAGGAGCTGAAAGACTTCTATCAGATGATGCCGGAGAAATTCAACAACAAAACAAACGGCATCACCCAGAGGCGTTTCCTTCTGCATGGAAATCCCCTTTTGGCCGAATGGGTAACGAGAAAGATCGGAAGCGACTGGATCACCAATCTGCCTCATATCCAACGTCTGGCAATCTATGCCGATGACCCCAGGTGCCGGCAGGAGTTTATGGACATCAAATACCAGAACAAGGTGTGCCTGGCAAAATATATTAAAAAGCATAACGGCATTGATGTGGATCCCAGATCCATGTTTGATGTGCAGGTTAAGCGTCTTCACGAATATAAACGGCAGCTTATGAACATCCTGCACGTAATGTATTTGTACAATCAGATAAAGGATAACCCAAATCTTGATATGGTTCCCAGGACCTTTTTGTTCGGTGCAAAGGCGGCGGCAGGCTATGAGCGTGCAAAGCTGACCATTAAACTGATCAACGCAGTGGCTGATGTTATTAATAACGACAGAAGCATCGGCGGTAAGATCAAGGTAGTTTTCATTGAAGATTATAAAGTATCCAATGCAGAAATCATCTTTGCCGCTGCAGATGTGAGCGAGCAGATATCCACGGCAAGCAAGGAGGCCTCCGGCACTGGTAATATGAAATTCATGTTAAACGGAGCCCTGACCCTTGGAACCATGGATGGAGCCAATGTAGAGATCGTAGAGGAAGTTGGAGCGGAGAACGCCTTTATCTTCGGTATGTCCTCTGACGAGGTGATCCGCTATGAGAATGAGGGCGGATATAATCCCATGGAGATTTTCAACAACAACTACGAGATCCGCAGAGTACTGATGCAGCTGATCAACGGCTATTATTCTCCCCAGAACCCGGAACTGTTCCGCGATATTTATAATTCCTTATTAAATACCCAGAGCAGTGACCGAGCGGACACGTACTTTATTTTAAAGGATTTGCCATCCTATGCAGAAGCCCAGCGCCGGATCGATCAGGCGTACCGGGACGAAGCGTGGTGGGCAAAGGCTGCCATATTAAATGTTGCAAGCAGCGGCAAGTTTACCTCAGACCGAACCATCGAAGAATATGTAAAGGATATCTGGCACTTAGAGAAGGTAAAGGTAGAGCTGGAAGAAGTATAA
- a CDS encoding SpoIID/LytB domain-containing protein — protein MIKKAVMACILALLFPYIITMAWTGKIEEKKEFPAITSGKKIILDRKSGETYMDVEEYLPGVVAKQMPADYGREALRAQTIIARTYIYGKMKGQNEVKESELHMEYLEEQQMEKLWGSESFVASYQAVENAVRSTTKMVMMYDGKLIDPLFHRASTGKTRAGDENHPYLQEVACPRDVEAEGYLAMTAYKKEDFAEKINQISGDVPVKADQIPGSIQIVLRDEAGYVGQIQIGTKVYTGEEIQRVLGLPSAAYSFEEYDEGIRVVCQGIGHGYGMSQYGARCKAEEGWTAEQILPYFYKNIVLISE, from the coding sequence ATGATAAAAAAAGCGGTTATGGCGTGTATCCTTGCGCTGTTGTTTCCATACATAATTACTATGGCCTGGACGGGAAAGATCGAGGAGAAGAAAGAATTTCCCGCCATCACCAGCGGTAAAAAGATCATTCTGGACCGGAAAAGCGGAGAAACCTATATGGATGTGGAAGAATATCTTCCAGGCGTGGTGGCAAAGCAGATGCCGGCTGATTATGGCAGGGAGGCATTAAGGGCCCAGACGATCATTGCCCGGACATACATCTATGGAAAAATGAAAGGGCAAAATGAAGTGAAGGAATCGGAGCTCCACATGGAATATCTGGAAGAACAACAGATGGAAAAGCTATGGGGAAGCGAATCCTTTGTCGCCAGCTATCAGGCAGTGGAAAACGCAGTCCGTTCTACCACGAAAATGGTCATGATGTATGACGGAAAGTTGATTGATCCTTTATTCCACCGGGCAAGTACCGGAAAGACCAGGGCAGGAGATGAAAACCATCCGTATTTACAGGAGGTTGCCTGTCCCAGGGATGTGGAAGCGGAAGGTTATCTCGCCATGACTGCATATAAGAAAGAAGATTTTGCGGAAAAAATCAATCAGATTTCCGGCGATGTCCCTGTGAAGGCAGATCAAATTCCGGGAAGCATTCAGATCGTTCTTCGAGATGAGGCGGGATATGTGGGGCAGATCCAAATTGGCACCAAGGTTTATACGGGAGAGGAAATTCAGCGGGTTCTGGGACTTCCATCCGCGGCCTATAGCTTTGAAGAATATGATGAGGGAATCCGGGTAGTTTGCCAGGGAATTGGGCATGGATACGGCATGAGCCAGTACGGAGCCAGGTGCAAAGCAGAGGAAGGCTGGACGGCTGAACAAATTCTCCCCTATTTTTATAAAAATATTGTTTTAATTTCTGAATAA